A window from Cyprinus carpio isolate SPL01 chromosome A11, ASM1834038v1, whole genome shotgun sequence encodes these proteins:
- the LOC109077531 gene encoding calcium/calmodulin-dependent protein kinase II inhibitor 2-like codes for MSDVLPYNEDKMNHYGNDGDEEHLSFTCRLQDTNNFFGGNQNKRPPKLGQIGRSKRVMEEDNDGEALDKSTEKSSSA; via the exons ATGTCGGATGTATTACCGTACAACGAGGATAAAATGAATCATTATGGCAACGACGGAGACGAGGAACACCTTTCCTTCACCTGCCGCCTCCAAGACACCAACAACTTTTTCGGTGGCAACCAGAATAAACGACCACCAAAGCTCGGGCAGATCGGGAGAAGCAAAAGAG TCATGGAGGAAGACAACGATGGAGAAGCACTGGACAAGAGCACAGAGAAGTCCTCCTCGGCGTGA
- the LOC122146714 gene encoding trypsin-3, which yields MDQMMVVAGDYTLGAYEGTEQYSKPLSLVPHPQYNMSTNNADIMLIKLSPPIELNRYVSLAPLPKQNTGLLAGKMCRVSGWGSTSHSGGLTPLTLRTVKLPIVSTSRCNSSNSFSGNITTNMICAGSSTGGKDACKGDSGGPLVCDGRVYGLVSWGNGCGDPRFPGVYTAVSRFRRWIDKTIYSPFSRCLKSAGLFSRED from the exons ATGGATCAGATGATGGTGGTGGCTGGAGACTATACTTTAGGTGCTTATGAGGGGACAGAGCAGTACTCCAAGCCTCTGTCACTTGTCCCGCACCCTCAGTACAACATGAGCACCAATAATGCAGATATCATGCTCATAAAG CTTAGTCCACCCATAGAGCTCAACAGGTATGTGTCCCTCGCCCCGCTCCCCAAACAGAACACAGGGCTGCTGGCGGGCAAGATGTGCCGGGTTTCCGGATGGGGCTCCACCAGCCACAGCGGAGGTCTGACACCCCTCACCCTGCGTACGGTCAAACTCCCCATCGTCTCCACCTCCAGATGCAACAGCAGTAACTCCTTCAGCGGAAACATCACAACAAACATGATATGTGCTGGGTCCAGCACGGGAGGAAAAGACGCGTGTAAG GGGGACTCTGGAGGGCCGCTGGTGTGTGATGGACGTGTTTACGGCCTGGTCTCTTGGGGAAATGGCTGTGGAGATCCTAGGTTTCCAGGGGTTTATACGGCCGTGTCCAGGTTCCGCAGGTGGATTGATAAGACCATATACAGCCCATTTTCTAGATGCCTTAAGTcagctggtcttttcagcagggaagACTAA